One segment of Chiloscyllium plagiosum isolate BGI_BamShark_2017 chromosome 5, ASM401019v2, whole genome shotgun sequence DNA contains the following:
- the LOC122550100 gene encoding disco-interacting protein 2 homolog C-like, whose amino-acid sequence MESGKILPGVRIIIANPETKGPLGDSHLGEIWVHSAHNASGYFTIYGDESLQSDHFNSRLSFGDTQTVWARTGYLGFLRRTDLTDANGERHDALYVVGALDEAMELRGMRYHPIDIETSVIRSHKSITECAVFTWTNLLVVVVELDGSEQEALDLVPLVTNVVLEEHYLIVGVVVVVDVGVIPINSRGEKQRMHLRDGFLADQLDPIYVAYNM is encoded by the exons ATGGAGTCTGGCAAA ATCCTACCTGGAGTGAGGATAATCATTGCCAATCCTGAAACAAAAGGGCCACTGGGTGACTCGCACCTTGGAGAG ATATGGGTTCACAGTGCTCATAATGCTAGTGGATATTTCACCATTTATGGAGATGAATCACTTCAATCCGACCACTTTAACTCACGCCTGAGCTTTGGAGACACGCAAACTGTATGGGCCCGAACAGGTTACTTGGGATTTCTTAGACGAACTGACCTTACTGATGCAAATGGAG AGCGACATGATGCACTGTATGTTGTTGGTGCCTTGGATGAAGCAATGGAGTTACGAGGAATGAGATACCACCCCATTGACATTGAAACATCTGTGATTCGTTCCCACAAGAGCATCACTGAGTG TGCGGTGTTTACCTGGACAAAtcttttggtggtggtggtggagctgGACGGATCAGAACAAGAGGCTTTGGACCTTGTTCCTTTGGTCACTAATGTGGTTCTGGAGGAACATTACCTAATTGTGGGAGTAgtggttgtggttgatgttggAGTGATCCCAATCAACTCTCGTGGAGAAAAACAGCGTATGCATTTAAGGGATGGATTTTTGGCCGACCAACTAGACCCTATCTATGTGGCCTACAATATGTAG